The Streptomyces sp. BHT-5-2 genomic interval CGGACGACCGGCAGGGCGAGGACGACATGGCGCTGCTCCTGCTGCGCCGGCTCGGCCCGCCCGAGCACGACACGGTCGGCCGCTTCCGGCAGCACGTCGCCCCGGCCGATCCCGCGGGGCTCTCCGCCGCCCGGCACATGATCCGCGACGCGGTCCGGGCCTGGGGCGCCCGCGAGCGCACCGAGGAGATCGAGCTGGTCGCCGACGAGTTGATCACCAACGCCCTGCTGCACACCGACGGCGAGGCGGTGGTCACCGTCCGGATGCCGCACGGTGCCGAACGGCGGCTGCGGGTGGAGGTCGAGGACGGCGCCAGCAGCCTGCCGCGCCGCCGCGAGCCGGGCGAGGCCGGCGTCTCCGGCCGGGGCCTGCTGCTCGTCGACCGGCTGGCGGATGTGTGGGGAGTGGAACCGCGCGGCGGCGGAAAGTGCGTATGGTGCGAGTTCAACTGCCCGTGACCGGGAAGGCCCTGGCCCGACCGGCACACAGCGGGCACGGGCGCCGAGGGATCGGCACGGCCACGTGAGGACTTGCACTATGGGATCGCGGGCGGAACAGCGCGAGAGCGCCCGCCAGTCGGCGGCGCGGCTCGACTCGGAGGGGGTCGGCAATGTCGCGCTGACGTGGGTGGACAACGCGGGCATCAACCGCGTCAAGGCCGTGCCGACGCAGCGGCTGGCGGACGCCGCGACACGGGGCGTCGGCATGTCGCCGGTGTTCGACGTCTTCACCTCCGCCGACGGCATCACCGCCTCCGACCACCTCGGCGGACCCGACGGCGATCTGCGGCTCTTCCCCGACCTGGAGCGGCTCACCGCCCTTGCCGCGCAGCCGGGTTGGGCCTGGGCGCCGGCCGACCGCTACGACCAGCAGGGCCGGCCGCACCCCGCCTGCCAGCGGCTGTTCGCCCGCCGGATGGCCGACCGGGCGGCCGCCGCGGGCCTGGAGGTGCGGATGGGCTTCGAGACGGAGTGGGTGGTCGCCCGCGTCCCGCAGGGCCCCGCCGACGCCGGGCGGCTCGACTACCCCACCACCGCCCCCGCCTACGGCATGGCCCGGGTCGTGGCACTCTCCGACTACCTCCGCGACGTCACCGAGGCCCTCACCGTCCAGGGCGTCGAGGTCCTCCAGCTCCACCCCGAGTACGCGCCCGGCCAGTTCGAGGTCAGCACCGCGCCCGCCGACCCGGTGCGCGCCGCCGACGACGTCGTCCTGGTCCGCGAGACGATCCGCGCGGTCTCCGCCCGGCACGGGCTGCGCGCCTCCTTCGCCCCGTCCGTCGTCGCCGGCGAGGTCGGCAACGGCTGCCATCTGCACCTCGGCCTCTACCGCGACGGCACCAGCCTGCACCGGGCCGCCGACGCCGACTGGTCCCTGGCGCCGGACGCCACCGCGTTCCTCGCCGGTGTCCTGGACGCACTGCCCGCCCTGCTCGCCATCGGCTGCCCCTCGCCCGCCAGTTACCTGCGGCTGCAGCCCTCGCACTGGGCCGGGGTCTACCAGTGCTGGGGCGTGGAGAACCGCGAGGCCGCGCTCCGGCTGGTGATCGGCGCCCCCGACGAGCCCGACGGCGGGCACGCCGAGGTCAAGACCTTCGACGCCGCCGCCAACCCCTACCTCGCCGTCGGCACGGTGCTCGCCGCCGGGCTGCACGGCATCGACACCGCGGCCCGCCTGCCCGCCCCGCAGACCGGCGACCCCGGTGTCCTCGGCGTCCGCGAGCGCGCCCGGCGCGGCATCGTCCGGCTGCCCGCCACCCTCACCGAAGCCGCCGACCGGTTCGAGAAGTCGGCGCCGCTGCGGGAGGCGCTCGGCGAGGTGCTGCACGGCGCGGTGCTCGCGGTCCGGCGGGCCGAGGAGGCCCACTACGCCGCGTACGAGCCGGCGGAGATCGCCGCGGCCACCCGCTGGTGCTGGTGATGGCCGCGCACGCCCCGGGGCCCGGCGCCCCCGACGTGCTGGCCGGACTCCCGCCGCTGGTGGACCACCACTGCCACGGGGTGGTCCGCCACGAACCGGACCCGGGGACGTTCGCCGCCTTCCTCACCGAGTCGGACCGGCCGCCCGCGGCGGGCACCACGTTCCTCGACACCCAGACCGGCTTCGCGGTCCGCCGCTGGTGCCCGCCGCTGCTCGACCTGCCTACGCACTGCCCGCCCGAGCGCTATCTGGCCCGTCGCCGCGAACTGGGCCCGGACGAGACCCGGCGGCGGCTGCTGTCCGCCACCGGGATCGGCGCCTACCTCGTCGACACCGGCCTGCCCGGCGACCTGACCGGACCGGCGGAGACGGCCGGCGCGGGCGGCGGCACCGGACATGAGGTGGTGCGGCTGGAGGCCCTGGCCGAACGGACCGCGGCCGCACACCGCGGAGGCGGCGGGGCCGGCACCGCGGACGCCGCCGAGGAGTTCACCGACGCCCTGGACCGTGCCGTGCGCGCGGCGGCGCACACCGCGATCGCCTTCAAGTCGGTGGCCGCCTACCGCCACGGCCTCGCCCTGGACCCCCGGCCGCCGGGCCCGGACGCGGTGCGCGCCGCCGCCCGCGACTGGCTCGCCGCGGGCGCGCCCCGCCTCACCGACCCCGTCCTGCTGCGCCACCTCATCTGGCGGGCCGTCGCCACCGGCCGCCCGCTCCAACTCCACACCGGCTTCGGCGATCCGGACCTGAGGCTGGACCACGCCGATCCGACGCTGCTCACCGACCTCGTCCGGGCCACCGCGGACACCGGCACCGACCTGGTGCTGCTGCACTGCTACCCGTACCACCGGCAGGCCGCCTACCTCGCCGGGGTCTTCCCGCACGTCCACGCCGACGTCGGGCTGACGCTCACCCACATCGGTCCGCGGGCGCCCGCGGTGCTCGCCGAGTTCCTGGAGCTGGCGCCGTTCGGCAAGTTGCTGTTCTCCACCGACGCCTACGGGCTGCCGGAGCTGTACGTGGTCGGCAGCGCGCTGTTCCGGACGGCGCTGGGGGAGGTGCTGGGCGAATGGACCGCGTCCGGGGCGTGGTCGGAGGCGGACGCCCGGCGGGTCGCGGCGATGCTGGCGGCGGACAACGCACGGCGGGTGTACGGGCTGGACGGCGCCGGCGGGACGGTCGACCGGTAAGGGTCCCTCGGGCCCTGCGCCTATTCCCTCGTGGCCGGGCGGCGTGGTTTACTGCCGCGTGCCCAGTACAACCACCTCCGACGCCCCGGCCGGCGACCAGGCCGAAAAGCCCCGAATACCGTTGCACGGACGGATATTCGCCGACCTGACCCCGCTGCGCACCTCGGCCGACTACCGCCGCCTGTGGTGCGGCAACACCGTCTCCTGGATGGGCCAGCAGATGACCGCCCTCGCGGTCTCCCTCCAGGTCTACGCCCTCACCCGCTCCACCTTCGCCGTCGGCCTGGTGGGTCTGTGCTCCCTGGTCCCGCTGGTCGTCTTCGGGCTCTACGGCGGCGCCATCGCCGACACCGTCGACCGCCGCAAACTGGGCCTGGCCAGCGCCGCCGGCGCCACCGCGCTGTCCGTCACGCTGGCCGCCGCGGCCCTGGCCGGCTACCACCACGTCTGGCTGCTCTACACCGTCGTCGCGCTGCAGGCCGTCTGCTTCGCGATGAACTCCCCGGCCCGCTCGTCGATGATCCCCCGGCTGCTGCCCACCGAACAGCTGCCGGCCGCCAACGCCCTCCAGTCGCTCACCACCAACCTCGGCCTGATGGGCGGCCCGATGCTCGGCGGCGTGATCGTCGGCATGTGGGGCTACCAGGCGGCCTACCTCATCGACGTGGTCGCCTTCACCGCCTCGCTCTACGCGATGTGGCGGCTGCCCGCGATGCGGCCCGACCAGGGCGAGGGGCCCGCCCGCCGGGCCTCCGTCCTGGACGGCCTGCGCTTCCTCGCCACCCGCCCCAACCTGCGGATGACGTTCTTCTCCGACCTCGCGGCGATGGTGCTGGCCCAGCCCCGGGCGCTGTTCCCGGCGATCGCCGCGCTCTGGTTCGGCGGTGACGCCAAGACCGTCGGCCTGCTGGTCGCCGCTCCCGCGATCGGCGCCGTGCTGGGCGGGCTGTTCTCCGGCTGGCTCGGCGGCATCCGCCGGCACGGCCTGGCCATCCTGCTCTCGGTGGCCTCCTGGGGCGCTGCCGTCGCCGCCTTCGGCCTCTCCCGCCACCTGTGGTTGGGCCTGTTCTTCCTGGCTGCCGCGGGCTGTGCGGACACCGTCTCGATGGTGTTCCGCAGCACCAT includes:
- a CDS encoding glutamine synthetase family protein; translated protein: MGSRAEQRESARQSAARLDSEGVGNVALTWVDNAGINRVKAVPTQRLADAATRGVGMSPVFDVFTSADGITASDHLGGPDGDLRLFPDLERLTALAAQPGWAWAPADRYDQQGRPHPACQRLFARRMADRAAAAGLEVRMGFETEWVVARVPQGPADAGRLDYPTTAPAYGMARVVALSDYLRDVTEALTVQGVEVLQLHPEYAPGQFEVSTAPADPVRAADDVVLVRETIRAVSARHGLRASFAPSVVAGEVGNGCHLHLGLYRDGTSLHRAADADWSLAPDATAFLAGVLDALPALLAIGCPSPASYLRLQPSHWAGVYQCWGVENREAALRLVIGAPDEPDGGHAEVKTFDAAANPYLAVGTVLAAGLHGIDTAARLPAPQTGDPGVLGVRERARRGIVRLPATLTEAADRFEKSAPLREALGEVLHGAVLAVRRAEEAHYAAYEPAEIAAATRWCW
- a CDS encoding amidohydrolase family protein: MAAHAPGPGAPDVLAGLPPLVDHHCHGVVRHEPDPGTFAAFLTESDRPPAAGTTFLDTQTGFAVRRWCPPLLDLPTHCPPERYLARRRELGPDETRRRLLSATGIGAYLVDTGLPGDLTGPAETAGAGGGTGHEVVRLEALAERTAAAHRGGGGAGTADAAEEFTDALDRAVRAAAHTAIAFKSVAAYRHGLALDPRPPGPDAVRAAARDWLAAGAPRLTDPVLLRHLIWRAVATGRPLQLHTGFGDPDLRLDHADPTLLTDLVRATADTGTDLVLLHCYPYHRQAAYLAGVFPHVHADVGLTLTHIGPRAPAVLAEFLELAPFGKLLFSTDAYGLPELYVVGSALFRTALGEVLGEWTASGAWSEADARRVAAMLAADNARRVYGLDGAGGTVDR
- a CDS encoding MFS transporter; this translates as MPSTTTSDAPAGDQAEKPRIPLHGRIFADLTPLRTSADYRRLWCGNTVSWMGQQMTALAVSLQVYALTRSTFAVGLVGLCSLVPLVVFGLYGGAIADTVDRRKLGLASAAGATALSVTLAAAALAGYHHVWLLYTVVALQAVCFAMNSPARSSMIPRLLPTEQLPAANALQSLTTNLGLMGGPMLGGVIVGMWGYQAAYLIDVVAFTASLYAMWRLPAMRPDQGEGPARRASVLDGLRFLATRPNLRMTFFSDLAAMVLAQPRALFPAIAALWFGGDAKTVGLLVAAPAIGAVLGGLFSGWLGGIRRHGLAILLSVASWGAAVAAFGLSRHLWLGLFFLAAAGCADTVSMVFRSTMLQAATPDEMRGRLQGVFVVVVAGGPRLGDFLAGSAADLTSPAVAVIGGGLACVLVVTALGLGRRSFARYDARDPRP